GCGAAACCGGGCGCCGGCGCCGTCTTCCACCGCAAGATCGCGCAGCAGCGCCCAGAGCCGCCCGGCATCCGCCGCCACGGCCGCCCGGATCACGATCCCGGCGCCCTCTCCTGCTTCTGCTCCGGTCATCCCACCCTCTTCAGCGCCCCGGCTGCCTTCGCGTCAGCTGCCCGCTTCACATCTTCGGGCACCAGCCCGGTCGACAGCGACCAGGCATCGACATCATTGGCGCCTTCGGTCGCGATCACCAGCACCCGCGCCGCAGGCCCGAGCCCGAGTGCCGCCTGAAGCCCCGGATCCGCCACCGCCTGAAGCAGGCCCGCGAGCCCCGCGGCACCGCTTTCGCCCACCACCAGGGCAGGATCACCCGCAACCGGCCGGGCCAGCCGGTTCACCGCCGCCCGTGCCGCTGCATCGGGCACCGCCATGAAATCGCGGGCGAGGCGCGAGAGGATACGCCAGCCGGTCGCCGAAGGCTCGCGGCATTCAAGCAGCGCCATCACGGTCGGCGCATGGACGGCAAGCTGCAGGCGCCGCCCGGCCCGCGCACTTTCCAGCAGACAGGCGGCCCCGTCGGGTTCCACCACCACCAGCCGGATGCCCAGGCCCGCCAGCGCCAGATGTGCCGCGACCGCGGCCGCCATGCCGCCGACACCGGCCTGGAGGAACAGATGGGTCGGCGGCCGGTCGCCGCATTGACGCAGGATCTCGGCCGCCATCACGGTATAGCCCTGCATCACCAGGGTCGGGATCCGTTCCTGCCCCGGCAGGGCCATGTCCGAGACGTTGATCCAGCCTTCGGCTGCGCAGCTCCTGGCGACCGCGGCCAGGCTGTCGTCGTAATCGCCCGCCACCCGCACGATCCGGGCCCCCTCGGCCCGGATGGCATCGGCGCGCACCTCGCGCACGCCCTGATGCAGGAAGACCACGGCCCGCGCGCCCACCAGCCGCGCCCCGGCGGCGACCGACCGGCCATGATTGCCGTCGGTGGCGCAGGCCATGGTGAGGGTGCGGGT
The Tistrella mobilis DNA segment above includes these coding regions:
- a CDS encoding diaminopropionate ammonia-lyase, whose amino-acid sequence is MYLPNMLADAGGALDPADAAAFGAGAAAAAEALFAVTHGEGPTPLVELPGLAAASGLGALLVKDESGRHGLGSFKALGGAHAAIRLALDEAGRRTGRRFGPEDLGTPALLAVTRTLTMACATDGNHGRSVAAGARLVGARAVVFLHQGVREVRADAIRAEGARIVRVAGDYDDSLAAVARSCAAEGWINVSDMALPGQERIPTLVMQGYTVMAAEILRQCGDRPPTHLFLQAGVGGMAAAVAAHLALAGLGIRLVVVEPDGAACLLESARAGRRLQLAVHAPTVMALLECREPSATGWRILSRLARDFMAVPDAAARAAVNRLARPVAGDPALVVGESGAAGLAGLLQAVADPGLQAALGLGPAARVLVIATEGANDVDAWSLSTGLVPEDVKRAADAKAAGALKRVG